In one window of Candidatus Fonsibacter ubiquis DNA:
- a CDS encoding cytochrome c biogenesis CcdA family protein, giving the protein MVVSLSIAFFAGFISFISPCVLPLIPGYVSFICGTTLNELDNKSKNFILKKSIFFSLGFSLVFISLGATATFIGSFLLQNSKILSIGSGVIIIFFGMYLLELIKINFLNKSFGNFNIKYSNNLLFPFIVGIGFGFGWTPCIGPILGSILAFASMEDSIYKGILLLSLYSLGLAVPFVLSSLLIKKFLIFSKSAKNYLINIKKISGIILIITGILIVTGKLQILGFYLIEYFPILQKLG; this is encoded by the coding sequence ATGGTCGTCTCTCTTTCTATTGCTTTTTTTGCAGGCTTTATAAGCTTTATATCTCCTTGTGTACTTCCTTTAATCCCAGGCTATGTATCTTTTATTTGCGGTACTACTCTTAATGAACTAGATAATAAATCTAAAAATTTTATTTTAAAAAAATCTATATTCTTTTCACTAGGATTTTCATTAGTATTTATTTCTCTTGGAGCAACTGCAACTTTTATTGGAAGTTTTTTATTACAAAATTCAAAAATCTTATCTATTGGATCTGGAGTTATAATTATTTTTTTTGGTATGTATTTATTGGAGCTCATTAAAATAAATTTTTTAAATAAAAGTTTTGGAAATTTTAATATTAAATACTCAAATAATTTATTATTTCCATTTATTGTAGGTATTGGTTTTGGCTTTGGCTGGACGCCCTGCATTGGACCAATTCTAGGATCCATTCTAGCTTTCGCATCAATGGAAGACTCGATTTACAAAGGAATTTTACTATTAAGTCTTTACTCCCTAGGTCTTGCGGTTCCCTTTGTACTTTCAAGTCTATTGATCAAAAAGTTCTTAATTTTTTCAAAAAGTGCGAAAAATTATTTAATTAATATAAAAAAGATCTCAGGGATTATTTTAATTATAACTGGAATTTTAATTGTTACTGGAAAATTACAAATTTTAGGATTTTATTTAATTGAGTATTTTCCAATTCTTCAAAAGCTAGGCTAA
- the hflK gene encoding FtsH protease activity modulator HflK codes for MSLIKTNNNKDILKKESPWGSPSKKNNQPGPDNSSVDMEDLAKKFQDGLKNIFGGSSKTPDAKKPIALFIIGAIAVWALSGFYRVDADEQGVVLRFGKYTSMTQPGLNYHLPYPIESVMTPKVTRVNRVDVGFRSSGDSARGSVSDIRDESAMLTGDENIVDINYSVFWVIKDASKYLFNIQNPIDTIKTVAETAMREIIARKKIQVILTQGRAEIENEAQKIMQQILDSYNAGIEITQVQAQKSDPPAQVIDSFRDVQAAKADKERLQNEAQAYANDVIPRARGEAAKIVQDAEAYKREVVAQAEGEASRFIAIYNEYAKAKTVTQERMYLETMEKVLSGVNKIIIDKQSGSGVVPYLPLPELKKNQELQLKKSEVKN; via the coding sequence ATGTCATTAATTAAGACTAATAATAACAAAGATATTTTAAAGAAAGAATCTCCATGGGGTTCACCTTCAAAAAAAAATAATCAGCCTGGGCCCGATAATTCTTCAGTAGATATGGAGGATTTAGCTAAAAAGTTTCAAGATGGACTTAAAAATATATTTGGAGGTTCATCAAAAACACCAGATGCAAAAAAACCAATCGCTCTTTTTATAATTGGTGCTATTGCCGTTTGGGCATTAAGTGGGTTTTACAGAGTTGATGCCGATGAACAAGGTGTTGTTTTAAGATTTGGAAAATATACCAGCATGACTCAGCCTGGATTAAATTATCATTTACCTTATCCAATTGAGTCAGTGATGACTCCAAAGGTTACGCGAGTAAATAGAGTTGATGTTGGCTTTAGATCTTCTGGTGATAGCGCCAGAGGTTCAGTAAGTGATATTAGAGATGAAAGCGCTATGTTAACGGGCGATGAAAATATTGTTGATATAAATTATTCTGTTTTTTGGGTTATTAAAGATGCAAGCAAATATCTTTTCAATATTCAAAACCCAATAGATACTATTAAAACAGTTGCCGAAACTGCAATGCGTGAAATTATTGCAAGAAAAAAAATACAAGTAATTCTAACACAAGGTAGAGCAGAAATTGAAAACGAAGCGCAAAAAATTATGCAGCAAATTCTTGATTCATATAATGCCGGAATTGAAATTACCCAAGTTCAAGCACAAAAATCTGACCCTCCTGCACAAGTAATAGATTCTTTTAGGGATGTTCAGGCTGCTAAAGCCGATAAAGAGCGTTTACAAAATGAGGCGCAAGCATATGCCAATGATGTAATTCCACGAGCTAGAGGAGAAGCTGCCAAAATAGTTCAGGATGCTGAAGCTTATAAGAGAGAAGTTGTTGCTCAAGCTGAAGGAGAAGCAAGTAGGTTTATTGCAATCTACAATGAGTACGCAAAAGCTAAAACTGTTACACAGGAGCGAATGTATCTAGAAACTATGGAGAAAGTTTTGTCAGGTGTTAATAAAATTATCATTGATAAACAATCCGGCTCAGGCGTAGTGCCATATCTACCTTTGCCAGAACTGAAGAAGAATCAAGAACTTCAATTAAAAAAATCAGAGGTGAAGAATTAA
- the hflC gene encoding protease modulator HflC, which produces MSDKIFKIGIFILVLLGLLIYSTFFIVKETHQAIVLQLGNPKKVYKEAGLYWKIPLLQNVQMLDKRVLDIDAPSEEVIALDQKRIIVDAYAKFIIVDPLKFYISVGNERVAQSRLSSIINAKIRGVLGKENLVNLISTNRVKLMSQITKDVAEEAKDFGINVIDVRIKRADLPAANSEAIFKRMQTERTREAKEFRAEGFELGQTIKSKADKEVTIILAEARKKSQILRGEGDGQRNKIFADAFGRDPEFFSFYRAMQSYEKSLISGSETSLVLSPDSEFFRYFGESGLNKILKK; this is translated from the coding sequence ATGTCAGATAAGATATTTAAAATAGGAATTTTTATATTAGTTTTATTGGGACTTTTAATTTACTCAACTTTTTTTATTGTAAAAGAAACACACCAAGCAATTGTTTTGCAATTAGGTAATCCCAAGAAGGTATATAAAGAAGCCGGCCTTTATTGGAAAATTCCGTTACTACAGAATGTTCAAATGCTTGATAAAAGAGTTTTAGATATTGATGCTCCATCAGAAGAAGTTATTGCATTAGACCAAAAAAGAATAATCGTTGACGCTTACGCTAAATTTATAATTGTCGATCCATTAAAATTTTATATTTCTGTTGGAAATGAAAGAGTTGCTCAATCAAGGTTATCTTCAATTATTAATGCAAAAATCAGAGGTGTTTTGGGTAAAGAAAATTTAGTAAATTTAATCTCAACAAATAGAGTAAAATTAATGAGCCAAATTACAAAGGACGTAGCAGAAGAAGCTAAGGATTTCGGCATTAACGTTATTGATGTTCGTATTAAAAGAGCCGATCTTCCCGCTGCAAATAGTGAGGCTATATTTAAGAGAATGCAAACCGAAAGAACAAGAGAAGCAAAAGAATTTAGAGCTGAGGGTTTTGAATTAGGTCAAACTATAAAATCTAAAGCTGACAAAGAAGTTACAATTATACTAGCTGAAGCTAGAAAAAAATCTCAAATTCTTAGAGGAGAGGGCGATGGACAAAGAAATAAAATATTTGCAGATGCCTTTGGTAGAGATCCAGAATTTTTTAGTTTTTATAGAGCCATGCAATCTTATGAAAAATCTTTAATAAGTGGCAGTGAAACATCGCTAGTGTTATCTCCTGATAGTGAGTTTTTTAGATATTTTGGAGAGTCTGGCTTAAATAAGATTTTAAAAAAATAA
- a CDS encoding Mrp/NBP35 family ATP-binding protein, whose product MSEKDANLSKKFMDQITPKTPFKKNKINGVKKIIAISSGKGGVGKSTIAVNLAIALKNLNYNVGILDADIYGPSIPKMMGIFEKPKSEDGINLIPISKFNIQCMSIGFMVSEDTPMIWRGPMVASTIKTFTGKVLWENIDFLIIDMPPGTGDALLTFSQEIDIDGAVIITTPQDIAIIDVKKGIEMFKRTNVKILGIVENMTSFTSDDGIEHFIFGKDGGKNIASKFNVELLGQIPIDINLRKNSDEGLPFVDQFKDHKVSKLFLEIANKITKIIN is encoded by the coding sequence ATGAGTGAAAAAGACGCAAATTTAAGCAAAAAATTTATGGATCAGATTACGCCGAAAACTCCATTCAAAAAAAATAAAATAAATGGAGTAAAAAAAATTATTGCTATCTCTAGTGGAAAAGGTGGCGTTGGAAAATCAACAATTGCTGTAAATCTTGCAATCGCACTTAAGAATTTAAATTATAATGTTGGTATTTTAGATGCTGATATTTATGGCCCATCTATTCCTAAAATGATGGGGATCTTTGAAAAACCTAAAAGTGAGGATGGAATAAATTTAATTCCAATTAGTAAATTTAATATTCAATGTATGTCCATTGGCTTTATGGTTTCAGAAGATACTCCCATGATCTGGAGAGGCCCGATGGTTGCAAGTACTATCAAAACTTTTACCGGAAAAGTTTTGTGGGAAAATATTGATTTTTTAATTATCGATATGCCTCCTGGAACTGGAGATGCTCTGTTAACTTTTTCACAAGAAATAGATATTGATGGGGCAGTAATTATTACAACTCCTCAAGACATTGCAATAATTGATGTGAAAAAAGGGATTGAAATGTTTAAAAGAACTAATGTTAAAATACTTGGAATTGTTGAAAATATGACAAGCTTTACCTCAGATGATGGAATTGAACATTTTATATTTGGAAAAGATGGAGGAAAAAATATAGCAAGTAAATTTAATGTAGAACTTTTAGGACAAATTCCAATTGATATTAATCTTAGAAAAAACTCAGATGAGGGTTTACCCTTTGTAGATCAATTTAAAGATCATAAAGTTTCAAAGCTGTTCTTAGAAATTGCAAATAAAATTACAAAAATAATTAACTAA
- a CDS encoding DUF2065 domain-containing protein: MNEIFTAIGLLLFIEGLLYTIFPGGMKKMLNSMKDLSEQKLRVGGLIFAIIGFIIVAYIKKFL; encoded by the coding sequence ATGAACGAGATTTTTACAGCAATTGGTTTGTTGCTGTTTATCGAAGGATTACTTTATACAATTTTTCCAGGTGGAATGAAAAAAATGCTAAATTCTATGAAGGATTTATCTGAGCAAAAATTAAGGGTTGGAGGGCTTATTTTTGCCATTATAGGATTTATAATAGTGGCT
- the grxC gene encoding glutaredoxin 3: MKKIEIYTTNFCPFCVKAKSLLKKKNIKFSEIDVSNDEALREKMTTMANGARSVPQIFADNVHIGDCDKIYKLDQEKKLDKLLGLE; this comes from the coding sequence ATGAAAAAAATTGAAATTTATACTACAAATTTTTGTCCATTTTGCGTAAAAGCAAAATCATTATTAAAGAAAAAAAATATAAAATTTTCTGAAATTGATGTGTCTAATGATGAAGCATTAAGAGAAAAAATGACAACAATGGCAAATGGAGCAAGATCTGTTCCACAAATATTTGCTGATAATGTTCACATTGGTGATTGTGATAAGATTTATAAATTAGACCAAGAAAAAAAATTAGATAAATTATTAGGACTTGAATAA
- a CDS encoding DMT family transporter, translated as MNSNFKAYLMLTLCAFFWSGNFIVGKFATLYQVPPLTLNFFRWLIVWIILIPFTAKDILINIKIVKEKFYSILLMSITSISIFNSVVYYSLNFTQVLNGALMISTIPVLIIFISFIFRVEKINLNQVLGLILSITGVVIIITQLEFSRLIHLDLNKGDLWLLVAMLSWAIYSTMLKTHKTGLNYLTFISVIVTLGLIFLFPQFLFELKNEELIKFNFAFILIISYVVLFAGLGAYIFWNKAVLIVGPSRAGIFLHLMPVFSSFMAIFLLNEKFMNFHIFGAIAIILGIYLSSKKTTL; from the coding sequence ATGAATTCTAATTTTAAAGCATATTTAATGCTAACGCTTTGTGCTTTTTTTTGGTCAGGTAATTTTATTGTTGGAAAATTTGCAACTCTTTATCAAGTACCTCCCTTAACACTTAATTTTTTTAGATGGTTAATTGTTTGGATTATCTTAATTCCATTTACCGCTAAGGATATTTTAATAAATATTAAAATTGTAAAAGAAAAATTTTATTCAATATTACTAATGTCGATTACCAGTATTAGTATTTTTAATTCTGTTGTTTATTATTCATTAAATTTTACTCAAGTTTTAAATGGAGCATTGATGATCTCAACAATTCCAGTGTTAATAATATTTATTTCGTTTATTTTTAGAGTTGAGAAAATAAATCTTAATCAAGTATTGGGGCTTATTTTATCAATAACTGGTGTGGTTATAATTATTACTCAATTGGAATTTTCAAGGCTAATTCATTTAGATCTTAATAAGGGTGATCTTTGGTTATTAGTTGCAATGTTATCATGGGCTATTTATTCAACTATGCTTAAAACGCATAAAACTGGTTTAAATTATCTTACTTTTATTTCAGTAATTGTAACACTTGGACTAATTTTTTTATTTCCACAATTTTTATTTGAACTTAAAAATGAAGAGTTAATAAAATTTAATTTTGCATTTATTTTAATCATTAGTTATGTGGTTTTATTTGCAGGACTTGGTGCTTATATTTTTTGGAATAAAGCTGTTTTAATTGTAGGGCCTAGTAGAGCTGGAATATTTTTACACTTAATGCCTGTATTTAGTTCTTTTATGGCTATATTTTTATTAAATGAAAAGTTTATGAATTTTCATATTTTTGGAGCTATTGCAATTATTTTAGGAATTTATTTATCATCTAAAAAAACAACCCTTTAA
- a CDS encoding YdcF family protein → MEFYIARVANYLLEPIYILSFFLITLIFFLLFTNYKKLTILSAKFLLLLFLFFGYTPLSNFLLNKIEDFIKPSKYPVQQLKGVIVLGGSFHIGLEPKERNEVSLNSSAERLTKVLEIYNKNPKVLILFTGFSNELKPKGWSESDMAKKFFLEQGVRLENLIFENKSRNTFENIIYSKDIIRTNKGTWGLVTSASHMPRSYFGFKRQGLILEPISVDYRTGTSSIFWINFDIKKGLENWNIILHEVVGIFYYKITDKI, encoded by the coding sequence ATGGAGTTTTATATAGCAAGGGTTGCTAACTATTTGTTAGAACCTATTTATATTTTATCATTTTTCTTAATAACTTTAATTTTTTTTTTACTTTTTACAAATTATAAGAAACTAACTATTCTTTCTGCAAAATTTTTATTATTGTTATTTTTATTTTTTGGTTACACACCCTTAAGTAATTTTTTACTTAATAAAATTGAAGATTTCATAAAACCATCTAAATATCCAGTTCAACAATTGAAAGGAGTTATAGTGCTTGGAGGAAGTTTCCATATTGGACTTGAACCAAAAGAAAGAAATGAGGTATCTCTAAACTCTTCTGCAGAAAGATTAACAAAAGTGTTAGAAATTTATAATAAAAATCCAAAAGTTTTAATTTTATTTACGGGATTTTCTAATGAATTAAAACCTAAAGGTTGGAGCGAATCTGATATGGCGAAAAAGTTTTTTTTAGAGCAGGGGGTGAGATTAGAAAATTTAATATTTGAAAACAAATCTAGAAATACATTTGAAAATATAATTTATTCTAAAGATATTATTAGAACAAATAAAGGGACCTGGGGACTTGTTACTTCAGCTAGTCATATGCCAAGATCATATTTTGGTTTCAAAAGACAAGGATTAATTTTAGAGCCAATAAGTGTTGATTACAGAACAGGAACAAGCTCTATTTTTTGGATAAATTTTGATATTAAAAAAGGCCTTGAAAATTGGAATATCATCTTACACGAAGTAGTTGGAATTTTTTATTATAAAATAACTGATAAAATTTAA
- the thyX gene encoding FAD-dependent thymidylate synthase — protein MELTSEQKKEIQEQQSQNNSTKRVTSPELEKVLYEAIPVLDHGFIRVIDYMGDDSSIVQSARVSYGKGTKKVSTDEGLIRYLMRHWHSTPFEMCEIKYHVKLPIFIARQWIRHRTANVNEYSARYSILDKEFYIPAKEQLSAQATNNRQGRGDLITGEQADEVLKILKDDAVRTYDNYEKMLNERFDGTVIDEKKSGLARELARMNLTLNSYTQWYWKTDLLNLMNFLFLRGDSHAQYEIRVYAEKMLDTVKKWVPITHAAFLDYRVGAAHLSSKGLKIVKSMINGNKVSYEDSGLSKREWNELMEVIDKKNLIVS, from the coding sequence ATGGAACTAACTTCTGAACAAAAAAAAGAAATTCAAGAACAACAATCACAGAATAATTCTACTAAAAGGGTAACTTCACCTGAACTTGAAAAAGTTCTTTATGAAGCAATTCCAGTGTTGGACCATGGGTTTATAAGAGTCATAGATTATATGGGGGATGATAGTTCTATTGTTCAATCTGCTAGAGTTTCCTATGGAAAAGGAACAAAAAAAGTTTCAACAGATGAAGGTCTCATAAGATATTTAATGAGGCATTGGCATAGCACTCCATTTGAAATGTGCGAGATTAAGTATCATGTAAAACTTCCAATTTTTATAGCAAGACAATGGATTAGACACAGAACAGCCAATGTAAACGAGTATTCAGCAAGATACTCTATATTAGATAAAGAGTTTTATATTCCAGCAAAAGAGCAATTATCAGCACAAGCAACTAACAATCGTCAAGGTAGAGGTGATTTGATTACGGGTGAACAAGCTGATGAAGTTTTAAAAATTTTAAAAGATGATGCGGTTAGAACTTATGACAATTATGAAAAAATGTTGAATGAAAGATTTGATGGAACAGTCATTGATGAAAAAAAATCTGGTCTAGCAAGAGAACTTGCAAGAATGAATTTAACATTAAATTCTTATACTCAGTGGTACTGGAAAACTGATCTTTTAAATCTCATGAATTTTTTATTTTTAAGAGGAGATAGTCATGCTCAGTATGAAATTAGAGTTTATGCTGAAAAAATGTTGGATACAGTAAAGAAATGGGTTCCAATTACCCATGCAGCATTTTTAGACTATAGAGTTGGTGCTGCTCATTTATCATCTAAAGGATTAAAAATTGTAAAATCTATGATCAATGGAAATAAAGTTAGCTATGAAGACTCTGGACTTAGTAAAAGAGAGTGGAATGAATTAATGGAAGTAATAGATAAAAAAAATCTTATAGTTAGTTAA
- a CDS encoding D-2-hydroxyacid dehydrogenase family protein has translation MKVAILDDYQNVSMILGNFEKLKKDFNFQVFNQPFENENHAIEQLKDFEALLVMRERTPITKKIISNLKNLKLIITSGMRNKSIDFLAAKDRKVLICGTESSSNSTAELTWALILGLVRNLREESENMYQGYWQTTLGFELKGKTLGIIGLGKIGIQVSRVALAFGMNVIAWSENLKISIANENKVLAVTKEELLEKSDIVTIHTVLSERTKNLITKKDFKLMKDSAFLINTSRGPIVNEFDLVEALEKNIIMGAGLDVYDIEPLPENHKLRFLPNALLLPHLGYVTKENYEVFYTQMAENLLAFKEGKPIRVIQMLN, from the coding sequence ATGAAAGTAGCAATTTTAGATGATTACCAAAATGTTTCCATGATTTTAGGAAATTTTGAAAAACTAAAAAAAGATTTTAATTTTCAAGTATTTAATCAGCCATTTGAAAATGAAAATCATGCCATAGAACAATTAAAAGATTTTGAAGCTTTACTTGTAATGAGAGAGCGAACTCCAATCACTAAAAAAATAATTTCAAATTTAAAAAATTTAAAACTTATTATAACCAGTGGAATGAGAAATAAATCTATAGATTTTTTAGCAGCAAAAGATAGAAAAGTTTTAATTTGTGGAACTGAATCAAGTTCTAATTCTACTGCAGAATTAACATGGGCATTAATTTTGGGGCTTGTTAGAAATTTAAGGGAAGAATCAGAAAATATGTACCAAGGTTATTGGCAGACTACCTTGGGATTTGAGTTGAAAGGAAAAACTTTAGGAATTATTGGACTTGGCAAAATTGGCATTCAAGTTTCTAGAGTTGCTTTAGCTTTTGGAATGAACGTCATTGCATGGAGCGAAAACCTTAAAATTTCAATAGCAAATGAAAATAAAGTATTAGCAGTAACCAAAGAAGAATTATTAGAAAAATCAGATATTGTTACAATTCATACCGTATTAAGTGAGAGAACAAAAAATTTAATTACTAAAAAAGATTTTAAATTAATGAAAGATTCAGCTTTTTTAATCAATACTTCAAGAGGTCCAATTGTAAATGAATTTGATCTTGTTGAGGCGCTTGAAAAAAATATAATAATGGGCGCAGGTTTGGATGTTTATGATATTGAGCCATTACCTGAAAATCATAAACTAAGATTTTTACCTAACGCATTGTTATTACCTCACCTAGGGTACGTTACTAAAGAAAATTATGAAGTTTTTTACACTCAAATGGCTGAAAATTTACTAGCATTTAAAGAAGGAAAACCTATTAGAGTGATCCAGATGCTAAATTAA